Proteins from a single region of Carassius gibelio isolate Cgi1373 ecotype wild population from Czech Republic chromosome A5, carGib1.2-hapl.c, whole genome shotgun sequence:
- the ascc2 gene encoding activating signal cointegrator 1 complex subunit 2 isoform X4 has translation MACAKVPLDELHVTEPFGPQGKERTLPALHPDRKEERCFLAYKPPPEDGTPVLVEEFLEHAQFISEDLEWLLALPHDKFWVQVVFDESLQRCLDSYLRHAPRGLDPSGLSSSPAVADMQRNIHRFVFMVFLRMATHKESKENFITPAVFAEIIYNNYLFDIPKILDLCVLFGKGNSQLLHKMIENIFTQQPSYYGDLDETIPSIIQVFDMILQKCGIQPENTGNSQPLKLNANKCLTAMSMPEEELADLVLYMCDTCTTIQSFLDTFPEACSTFKQHNFLNRLSSFYEMAVPDLEKAVKKRNFNRSLQEDMWRRISYSRKKMVEIAHLLLQHMCLQPILEGSENMVSYVEDLLQDFTAFLQEKRFLADYDEQFPIADDISLLQQAFPHLDDTRTSYLLQGVESSWEFVGKKRSFPSSANHSTGAKSKSGRDLALSQKDGVGVLEDREELRGAEAMTDIPRKGDNGAVCTLSAGELESLLSNIRDLLPDLGEGFILACLEEYAYNSELVINNILEDKLSPSLDKMDRAMARPVKNELPAVLSTRSNVFDDDEFDVFNRDRLDMSRIWKGRRQGESVCATLNDKQHIEEQRARYQAYQTVVDEIPITNDPSGDRDNAFGMEDYEDEYDDTYDINQIGANDLDEEDELLNRRPFTTPQVLRTGKQARENYENEDEEEEDKNEAVKKDHFIQDPAVLRERAEARRAAMQSRKGYRPPPASNVVGGPKGQGQSQEIILDRRRKEANKNRGANHNRRMMADRKRNKGMIPS, from the exons ATGGCGTGTGCAAAAGTGCCTTTAGATGAACTGCATGTGACGGAGCCCTTTGGACCACAAGGCAAAGAACGCACCCTACCAGCACTG CACCCTGACCGTAAAGAAGAGAGATGTTTCTTAGCTTATAAACCTCCACCTGAGGATGGCACACCTGTGCTGGTGGAGGAGTTTCTGGAGCATGCTCAGTTCATCTCCGAGGATCTGGAGTGGCTGCTGGCTTTACCTCATGACAAGTTCTGGGTTCAG GTGGTATTTGATGAGTCATTACAGAggtgtttggactcttatttgaGACACGCTCCGCGTGGTTTGGATCCGTCAGGTCTCTCATCCAGTCCAGCTGTGGCTGACATGCAGAGGAACATTCATCGCTTTGTGTTCATGGTCTTCCTCAGGATGGCTACACACAAAGAGTCTAAG GAGAACTTCATAACCCCTGCAGTGTTTGCAGAGATTATTTACAACAACTACCTATTTGACATTCCCAAAATTCTGGATCTGTGTGTGCTGTTTGGAAAAGGAAATTCCCAACTGCTACATAAAATGATCG AGAACATTTTTACTCAGCAGCCCAGTTATTATGGAGACCTTGATGAGACTATACCTTCAATCATCCAG GTGTTTGATATGATATTACAGAAGTGTGGTATTCAGCCAGAGAACACAGGAAACAGTCAACCCCTCAAACTGAATGCAAACAAATGCCTAACTGCCATGTCCATGCCTGAGGAG GAGCTTGCAGACTTGGTTTTGTACATGTGTGATACTTGCACTACTATCCAGTCTTTCCTGGACACCTTCCCTGAGGCTTGTTCTACCTTCAAACAACACAACTTTCTTAACAG ATTATCGTCATTCTATGAGATGGCAGTTCCAGACCTGGAGAAAGCAGTGAAGAAAAGAAATTTCAATAGAAG TTTACAGGAGGACATGTGGAGACGGATATCTTATTCAAGAAAGAAAATGGTAGAGATTGCTCACCTGTTGCTCCAACATATGTGTTTACAGCCCATACTCGAGGG CTCTGAAAACATGGTATCCTACGTAGAAGATCTTCTGCAGGACTTCACAGCTTTCCTTCAAGAGAAAAG ATTCCTGGCAGATTATGACGAACAGTTCCCAATAGCGGATGACATCAGTCTCCTTCAGCAGGCCTTCCCACATCT AGACGACACCAGGACGTCTTACCTGTTGCAGGGTGTAGAGTCTTCTTGGGAGTTTGTGGGGAAAAAGAGAAGCTTCCCttcatcagccaatcacagcacaggagCCAAGAGCAAGTCTGGCAGAGATTTAGCACTTTCCCAAAAGGACGGAGTAGGAGTGTTGGAAGACAGAGAGGAGTTGAGAGGAGCAGAAGCTATGACTGACATTCCCCGTAAGGGTGACAAC GGGGCAGTGTGCACATTGAGTGCTGGAGAACTGGAGTCTCTGCTGTCCAATATCCGTGACCTGCTTCCAGACTTGGGAGAGGGATTCATACTGGCATGTTTGGAGGAGTACGCCTACAATTCTGAACTTGTCATCAACAACATTCTGGAAGATAAACTGTCTCCTTCCCTTGACAAAATGGACAGGGCAATGGCAAG GCCTGTGAAGAATGAGCTTCCAGCAGTTTTGAGCACCAGATCAAATGTGTTTGACGATGACGAGTTTGACGTGTTCAACCGTGACCGACTAGACATGAGTCGCATTTGGAAAGGCCGGAG ACAGGGGGAGAGTGTGTGTGCCACGCTCAATGACAAGCAGCACATAGAAGAGCAGAGAGCACGATATCAAGCCTACCAGACAGTGGTGGATGAGATTCCCATAACGAATGACCCCTCTGGAGACCGTGATAATGCTTTCGGGATGGAAGATTATGAGGATGAATATGATGACACATATGATATCAATCAAATAGGAGCCAATGATTTGGATGAAGAAGATGAACTATTGAACCGCAG GCCGTTTACTACTCCGCAAGTTCTCAGAACAGGCAAACAGGCTCGGGAGAATTACGAaaatgaggatgaggaggaagaggacaaG AATGAGGCTGTGAAAAAGGATCACTTCATCCAGGACCCAGCAGTCCTCAGAGAGAGAGCCGAGGCCAGGAGAGCTGCTATGCAAAGCAGGAAAGG CTACAGACCACCACCAGCAAGTAATGTGGTAGGTGGCCCAAAGGGACAAGGCCAGTCACAGGAGATCATATTGGACCGTCGCAGAAAAGAAGCAAATAAGAACAGAGGAGCCAATCACAATCGCAGAATGATGGCTG
- the ascc2 gene encoding activating signal cointegrator 1 complex subunit 2 isoform X2, translating to MKSPQTYVKTKNKVVDPTRRVAAVDTGMYLGKSVPTWAGEMACAKVPLDELHVTEPFGPQGKERTLPALHPDRKEERCFLAYKPPPEDGTPVLVEEFLEHAQFISEDLEWLLALPHDKFWVQVVFDESLQRCLDSYLRHAPRGLDPSGLSSSPAVADMQRNIHRFVFMVFLRMATHKESKENFITPAVFAEIIYNNYLFDIPKILDLCVLFGKGNSQLLHKMIENIFTQQPSYYGDLDETIPSIIQVFDMILQKCGIQPENTGNSQPLKLNANKCLTAMSMPEEELADLVLYMCDTCTTIQSFLDTFPEACSTFKQHNFLNRLSSFYEMAVPDLEKAVKKRNFNRSLQEDMWRRISYSRKKMVEIAHLLLQHMCLQPILEGSENMVSYVEDLLQDFTAFLQEKRFLADYDEQFPIADDISLLQQAFPHLDDTRTSYLLQGVESSWEFVGKKRSFPSSANHSTGAKSKSGRDLALSQKDGVGVLEDREELRGAEAMTDIPRKGDNGAVCTLSAGELESLLSNIRDLLPDLGEGFILACLEEYAYNSELVINNILEDKLSPSLDKMDRAMARPVKNELPAVLSTRSNVFDDDEFDVFNRDRLDMSRIWKGRRQGESVCATLNDKQHIEEQRARYQAYQTVVDEIPITNDPSGDRDNAFGMEDYEDEYDDTYDINQIGANDLDEEDELLNRRPFTTPQVLRTGKQARENYENEDEEEEDKAVKKDHFIQDPAVLRERAEARRAAMQSRKGYRPPPASNVVGGPKGQGQSQEIILDRRRKEANKNRGANHNRRMMADRKRNKGMIPS from the exons ATGAAATCGCCGCAAACTTACGTGAAAACGAAGAATAAAGTAGTGGATCCCACCAGAAGAGTGGCGGCAGTGGACACCGGGATGTATCTG GGCAAGTCTGTTCCTACCTGGGCAGGTGAAATGGCGTGTGCAAAAGTGCCTTTAGATGAACTGCATGTGACGGAGCCCTTTGGACCACAAGGCAAAGAACGCACCCTACCAGCACTG CACCCTGACCGTAAAGAAGAGAGATGTTTCTTAGCTTATAAACCTCCACCTGAGGATGGCACACCTGTGCTGGTGGAGGAGTTTCTGGAGCATGCTCAGTTCATCTCCGAGGATCTGGAGTGGCTGCTGGCTTTACCTCATGACAAGTTCTGGGTTCAG GTGGTATTTGATGAGTCATTACAGAggtgtttggactcttatttgaGACACGCTCCGCGTGGTTTGGATCCGTCAGGTCTCTCATCCAGTCCAGCTGTGGCTGACATGCAGAGGAACATTCATCGCTTTGTGTTCATGGTCTTCCTCAGGATGGCTACACACAAAGAGTCTAAG GAGAACTTCATAACCCCTGCAGTGTTTGCAGAGATTATTTACAACAACTACCTATTTGACATTCCCAAAATTCTGGATCTGTGTGTGCTGTTTGGAAAAGGAAATTCCCAACTGCTACATAAAATGATCG AGAACATTTTTACTCAGCAGCCCAGTTATTATGGAGACCTTGATGAGACTATACCTTCAATCATCCAG GTGTTTGATATGATATTACAGAAGTGTGGTATTCAGCCAGAGAACACAGGAAACAGTCAACCCCTCAAACTGAATGCAAACAAATGCCTAACTGCCATGTCCATGCCTGAGGAG GAGCTTGCAGACTTGGTTTTGTACATGTGTGATACTTGCACTACTATCCAGTCTTTCCTGGACACCTTCCCTGAGGCTTGTTCTACCTTCAAACAACACAACTTTCTTAACAG ATTATCGTCATTCTATGAGATGGCAGTTCCAGACCTGGAGAAAGCAGTGAAGAAAAGAAATTTCAATAGAAG TTTACAGGAGGACATGTGGAGACGGATATCTTATTCAAGAAAGAAAATGGTAGAGATTGCTCACCTGTTGCTCCAACATATGTGTTTACAGCCCATACTCGAGGG CTCTGAAAACATGGTATCCTACGTAGAAGATCTTCTGCAGGACTTCACAGCTTTCCTTCAAGAGAAAAG ATTCCTGGCAGATTATGACGAACAGTTCCCAATAGCGGATGACATCAGTCTCCTTCAGCAGGCCTTCCCACATCT AGACGACACCAGGACGTCTTACCTGTTGCAGGGTGTAGAGTCTTCTTGGGAGTTTGTGGGGAAAAAGAGAAGCTTCCCttcatcagccaatcacagcacaggagCCAAGAGCAAGTCTGGCAGAGATTTAGCACTTTCCCAAAAGGACGGAGTAGGAGTGTTGGAAGACAGAGAGGAGTTGAGAGGAGCAGAAGCTATGACTGACATTCCCCGTAAGGGTGACAAC GGGGCAGTGTGCACATTGAGTGCTGGAGAACTGGAGTCTCTGCTGTCCAATATCCGTGACCTGCTTCCAGACTTGGGAGAGGGATTCATACTGGCATGTTTGGAGGAGTACGCCTACAATTCTGAACTTGTCATCAACAACATTCTGGAAGATAAACTGTCTCCTTCCCTTGACAAAATGGACAGGGCAATGGCAAG GCCTGTGAAGAATGAGCTTCCAGCAGTTTTGAGCACCAGATCAAATGTGTTTGACGATGACGAGTTTGACGTGTTCAACCGTGACCGACTAGACATGAGTCGCATTTGGAAAGGCCGGAG ACAGGGGGAGAGTGTGTGTGCCACGCTCAATGACAAGCAGCACATAGAAGAGCAGAGAGCACGATATCAAGCCTACCAGACAGTGGTGGATGAGATTCCCATAACGAATGACCCCTCTGGAGACCGTGATAATGCTTTCGGGATGGAAGATTATGAGGATGAATATGATGACACATATGATATCAATCAAATAGGAGCCAATGATTTGGATGAAGAAGATGAACTATTGAACCGCAG GCCGTTTACTACTCCGCAAGTTCTCAGAACAGGCAAACAGGCTCGGGAGAATTACGAaaatgaggatgaggaggaagaggacaaG GCTGTGAAAAAGGATCACTTCATCCAGGACCCAGCAGTCCTCAGAGAGAGAGCCGAGGCCAGGAGAGCTGCTATGCAAAGCAGGAAAGG CTACAGACCACCACCAGCAAGTAATGTGGTAGGTGGCCCAAAGGGACAAGGCCAGTCACAGGAGATCATATTGGACCGTCGCAGAAAAGAAGCAAATAAGAACAGAGGAGCCAATCACAATCGCAGAATGATGGCTG
- the ascc2 gene encoding activating signal cointegrator 1 complex subunit 2 isoform X3 — MKSPQTYVKTKNKVVDPTRRVAAVDTGMYLGKSVPTWAGEMACAKVPLDELHVTEPFGPQGKERTLPALHPDRKEERCFLAYKPPPEDGTPVLVEEFLEHAQFISEDLEWLLALPHDKFWVQVVFDESLQRCLDSYLRHAPRGLDPSGLSSSPAVADMQRNIHRFVFMVFLRMATHKESKENFITPAVFAEIIYNNYLFDIPKILDLCVLFGKGNSQLLHKMIENIFTQQPSYYGDLDETIPSIIQKCGIQPENTGNSQPLKLNANKCLTAMSMPEEELADLVLYMCDTCTTIQSFLDTFPEACSTFKQHNFLNRLSSFYEMAVPDLEKAVKKRNFNRSLQEDMWRRISYSRKKMVEIAHLLLQHMCLQPILEGSENMVSYVEDLLQDFTAFLQEKRFLADYDEQFPIADDISLLQQAFPHLDDTRTSYLLQGVESSWEFVGKKRSFPSSANHSTGAKSKSGRDLALSQKDGVGVLEDREELRGAEAMTDIPRKGDNGAVCTLSAGELESLLSNIRDLLPDLGEGFILACLEEYAYNSELVINNILEDKLSPSLDKMDRAMARPVKNELPAVLSTRSNVFDDDEFDVFNRDRLDMSRIWKGRRQGESVCATLNDKQHIEEQRARYQAYQTVVDEIPITNDPSGDRDNAFGMEDYEDEYDDTYDINQIGANDLDEEDELLNRRPFTTPQVLRTGKQARENYENEDEEEEDKNEAVKKDHFIQDPAVLRERAEARRAAMQSRKGYRPPPASNVVGGPKGQGQSQEIILDRRRKEANKNRGANHNRRMMADRKRNKGMIPS; from the exons ATGAAATCGCCGCAAACTTACGTGAAAACGAAGAATAAAGTAGTGGATCCCACCAGAAGAGTGGCGGCAGTGGACACCGGGATGTATCTG GGCAAGTCTGTTCCTACCTGGGCAGGTGAAATGGCGTGTGCAAAAGTGCCTTTAGATGAACTGCATGTGACGGAGCCCTTTGGACCACAAGGCAAAGAACGCACCCTACCAGCACTG CACCCTGACCGTAAAGAAGAGAGATGTTTCTTAGCTTATAAACCTCCACCTGAGGATGGCACACCTGTGCTGGTGGAGGAGTTTCTGGAGCATGCTCAGTTCATCTCCGAGGATCTGGAGTGGCTGCTGGCTTTACCTCATGACAAGTTCTGGGTTCAG GTGGTATTTGATGAGTCATTACAGAggtgtttggactcttatttgaGACACGCTCCGCGTGGTTTGGATCCGTCAGGTCTCTCATCCAGTCCAGCTGTGGCTGACATGCAGAGGAACATTCATCGCTTTGTGTTCATGGTCTTCCTCAGGATGGCTACACACAAAGAGTCTAAG GAGAACTTCATAACCCCTGCAGTGTTTGCAGAGATTATTTACAACAACTACCTATTTGACATTCCCAAAATTCTGGATCTGTGTGTGCTGTTTGGAAAAGGAAATTCCCAACTGCTACATAAAATGATCG AGAACATTTTTACTCAGCAGCCCAGTTATTATGGAGACCTTGATGAGACTATACCTTCAATCATCCAG AAGTGTGGTATTCAGCCAGAGAACACAGGAAACAGTCAACCCCTCAAACTGAATGCAAACAAATGCCTAACTGCCATGTCCATGCCTGAGGAG GAGCTTGCAGACTTGGTTTTGTACATGTGTGATACTTGCACTACTATCCAGTCTTTCCTGGACACCTTCCCTGAGGCTTGTTCTACCTTCAAACAACACAACTTTCTTAACAG ATTATCGTCATTCTATGAGATGGCAGTTCCAGACCTGGAGAAAGCAGTGAAGAAAAGAAATTTCAATAGAAG TTTACAGGAGGACATGTGGAGACGGATATCTTATTCAAGAAAGAAAATGGTAGAGATTGCTCACCTGTTGCTCCAACATATGTGTTTACAGCCCATACTCGAGGG CTCTGAAAACATGGTATCCTACGTAGAAGATCTTCTGCAGGACTTCACAGCTTTCCTTCAAGAGAAAAG ATTCCTGGCAGATTATGACGAACAGTTCCCAATAGCGGATGACATCAGTCTCCTTCAGCAGGCCTTCCCACATCT AGACGACACCAGGACGTCTTACCTGTTGCAGGGTGTAGAGTCTTCTTGGGAGTTTGTGGGGAAAAAGAGAAGCTTCCCttcatcagccaatcacagcacaggagCCAAGAGCAAGTCTGGCAGAGATTTAGCACTTTCCCAAAAGGACGGAGTAGGAGTGTTGGAAGACAGAGAGGAGTTGAGAGGAGCAGAAGCTATGACTGACATTCCCCGTAAGGGTGACAAC GGGGCAGTGTGCACATTGAGTGCTGGAGAACTGGAGTCTCTGCTGTCCAATATCCGTGACCTGCTTCCAGACTTGGGAGAGGGATTCATACTGGCATGTTTGGAGGAGTACGCCTACAATTCTGAACTTGTCATCAACAACATTCTGGAAGATAAACTGTCTCCTTCCCTTGACAAAATGGACAGGGCAATGGCAAG GCCTGTGAAGAATGAGCTTCCAGCAGTTTTGAGCACCAGATCAAATGTGTTTGACGATGACGAGTTTGACGTGTTCAACCGTGACCGACTAGACATGAGTCGCATTTGGAAAGGCCGGAG ACAGGGGGAGAGTGTGTGTGCCACGCTCAATGACAAGCAGCACATAGAAGAGCAGAGAGCACGATATCAAGCCTACCAGACAGTGGTGGATGAGATTCCCATAACGAATGACCCCTCTGGAGACCGTGATAATGCTTTCGGGATGGAAGATTATGAGGATGAATATGATGACACATATGATATCAATCAAATAGGAGCCAATGATTTGGATGAAGAAGATGAACTATTGAACCGCAG GCCGTTTACTACTCCGCAAGTTCTCAGAACAGGCAAACAGGCTCGGGAGAATTACGAaaatgaggatgaggaggaagaggacaaG AATGAGGCTGTGAAAAAGGATCACTTCATCCAGGACCCAGCAGTCCTCAGAGAGAGAGCCGAGGCCAGGAGAGCTGCTATGCAAAGCAGGAAAGG CTACAGACCACCACCAGCAAGTAATGTGGTAGGTGGCCCAAAGGGACAAGGCCAGTCACAGGAGATCATATTGGACCGTCGCAGAAAAGAAGCAAATAAGAACAGAGGAGCCAATCACAATCGCAGAATGATGGCTG
- the ascc2 gene encoding activating signal cointegrator 1 complex subunit 2 isoform X1 — MKSPQTYVKTKNKVVDPTRRVAAVDTGMYLGKSVPTWAGEMACAKVPLDELHVTEPFGPQGKERTLPALHPDRKEERCFLAYKPPPEDGTPVLVEEFLEHAQFISEDLEWLLALPHDKFWVQVVFDESLQRCLDSYLRHAPRGLDPSGLSSSPAVADMQRNIHRFVFMVFLRMATHKESKENFITPAVFAEIIYNNYLFDIPKILDLCVLFGKGNSQLLHKMIENIFTQQPSYYGDLDETIPSIIQVFDMILQKCGIQPENTGNSQPLKLNANKCLTAMSMPEEELADLVLYMCDTCTTIQSFLDTFPEACSTFKQHNFLNRLSSFYEMAVPDLEKAVKKRNFNRSLQEDMWRRISYSRKKMVEIAHLLLQHMCLQPILEGSENMVSYVEDLLQDFTAFLQEKRFLADYDEQFPIADDISLLQQAFPHLDDTRTSYLLQGVESSWEFVGKKRSFPSSANHSTGAKSKSGRDLALSQKDGVGVLEDREELRGAEAMTDIPRKGDNGAVCTLSAGELESLLSNIRDLLPDLGEGFILACLEEYAYNSELVINNILEDKLSPSLDKMDRAMARPVKNELPAVLSTRSNVFDDDEFDVFNRDRLDMSRIWKGRRQGESVCATLNDKQHIEEQRARYQAYQTVVDEIPITNDPSGDRDNAFGMEDYEDEYDDTYDINQIGANDLDEEDELLNRRPFTTPQVLRTGKQARENYENEDEEEEDKNEAVKKDHFIQDPAVLRERAEARRAAMQSRKGYRPPPASNVVGGPKGQGQSQEIILDRRRKEANKNRGANHNRRMMADRKRNKGMIPS, encoded by the exons ATGAAATCGCCGCAAACTTACGTGAAAACGAAGAATAAAGTAGTGGATCCCACCAGAAGAGTGGCGGCAGTGGACACCGGGATGTATCTG GGCAAGTCTGTTCCTACCTGGGCAGGTGAAATGGCGTGTGCAAAAGTGCCTTTAGATGAACTGCATGTGACGGAGCCCTTTGGACCACAAGGCAAAGAACGCACCCTACCAGCACTG CACCCTGACCGTAAAGAAGAGAGATGTTTCTTAGCTTATAAACCTCCACCTGAGGATGGCACACCTGTGCTGGTGGAGGAGTTTCTGGAGCATGCTCAGTTCATCTCCGAGGATCTGGAGTGGCTGCTGGCTTTACCTCATGACAAGTTCTGGGTTCAG GTGGTATTTGATGAGTCATTACAGAggtgtttggactcttatttgaGACACGCTCCGCGTGGTTTGGATCCGTCAGGTCTCTCATCCAGTCCAGCTGTGGCTGACATGCAGAGGAACATTCATCGCTTTGTGTTCATGGTCTTCCTCAGGATGGCTACACACAAAGAGTCTAAG GAGAACTTCATAACCCCTGCAGTGTTTGCAGAGATTATTTACAACAACTACCTATTTGACATTCCCAAAATTCTGGATCTGTGTGTGCTGTTTGGAAAAGGAAATTCCCAACTGCTACATAAAATGATCG AGAACATTTTTACTCAGCAGCCCAGTTATTATGGAGACCTTGATGAGACTATACCTTCAATCATCCAG GTGTTTGATATGATATTACAGAAGTGTGGTATTCAGCCAGAGAACACAGGAAACAGTCAACCCCTCAAACTGAATGCAAACAAATGCCTAACTGCCATGTCCATGCCTGAGGAG GAGCTTGCAGACTTGGTTTTGTACATGTGTGATACTTGCACTACTATCCAGTCTTTCCTGGACACCTTCCCTGAGGCTTGTTCTACCTTCAAACAACACAACTTTCTTAACAG ATTATCGTCATTCTATGAGATGGCAGTTCCAGACCTGGAGAAAGCAGTGAAGAAAAGAAATTTCAATAGAAG TTTACAGGAGGACATGTGGAGACGGATATCTTATTCAAGAAAGAAAATGGTAGAGATTGCTCACCTGTTGCTCCAACATATGTGTTTACAGCCCATACTCGAGGG CTCTGAAAACATGGTATCCTACGTAGAAGATCTTCTGCAGGACTTCACAGCTTTCCTTCAAGAGAAAAG ATTCCTGGCAGATTATGACGAACAGTTCCCAATAGCGGATGACATCAGTCTCCTTCAGCAGGCCTTCCCACATCT AGACGACACCAGGACGTCTTACCTGTTGCAGGGTGTAGAGTCTTCTTGGGAGTTTGTGGGGAAAAAGAGAAGCTTCCCttcatcagccaatcacagcacaggagCCAAGAGCAAGTCTGGCAGAGATTTAGCACTTTCCCAAAAGGACGGAGTAGGAGTGTTGGAAGACAGAGAGGAGTTGAGAGGAGCAGAAGCTATGACTGACATTCCCCGTAAGGGTGACAAC GGGGCAGTGTGCACATTGAGTGCTGGAGAACTGGAGTCTCTGCTGTCCAATATCCGTGACCTGCTTCCAGACTTGGGAGAGGGATTCATACTGGCATGTTTGGAGGAGTACGCCTACAATTCTGAACTTGTCATCAACAACATTCTGGAAGATAAACTGTCTCCTTCCCTTGACAAAATGGACAGGGCAATGGCAAG GCCTGTGAAGAATGAGCTTCCAGCAGTTTTGAGCACCAGATCAAATGTGTTTGACGATGACGAGTTTGACGTGTTCAACCGTGACCGACTAGACATGAGTCGCATTTGGAAAGGCCGGAG ACAGGGGGAGAGTGTGTGTGCCACGCTCAATGACAAGCAGCACATAGAAGAGCAGAGAGCACGATATCAAGCCTACCAGACAGTGGTGGATGAGATTCCCATAACGAATGACCCCTCTGGAGACCGTGATAATGCTTTCGGGATGGAAGATTATGAGGATGAATATGATGACACATATGATATCAATCAAATAGGAGCCAATGATTTGGATGAAGAAGATGAACTATTGAACCGCAG GCCGTTTACTACTCCGCAAGTTCTCAGAACAGGCAAACAGGCTCGGGAGAATTACGAaaatgaggatgaggaggaagaggacaaG AATGAGGCTGTGAAAAAGGATCACTTCATCCAGGACCCAGCAGTCCTCAGAGAGAGAGCCGAGGCCAGGAGAGCTGCTATGCAAAGCAGGAAAGG CTACAGACCACCACCAGCAAGTAATGTGGTAGGTGGCCCAAAGGGACAAGGCCAGTCACAGGAGATCATATTGGACCGTCGCAGAAAAGAAGCAAATAAGAACAGAGGAGCCAATCACAATCGCAGAATGATGGCTG